CGAGTCGGCGAGTCGTCGGCTTTCTCCCCGCGATCGAGATGCTCTTCACCGAGGGGAGTGTCGACGGTCTCGTGACGTGGCTCGCCCACATCACGCTCCCGGCGATCACGCTCGGCACGTACTTCACCGCGCTCATCACTCGCCTCACGAGAAGCGGCATGCTCGACGAACTCGGCAAGACCTATATCCGAGCCTCGCGCGCGAAGGGGCTGCCGGAGACGCTGGTGCGGTACAAACACGCCCTCCGGAACACGCTGATCCCCGTCATCACGGTGGTCGGCCTGCAGCTGGGAACGCTGATCGGCGGGGCGGTCATCACCGAGGCGGTGTTCGCGTGGCCCGGGCTCGGTACCTTGGTGATCAACGCGATCAACGCGCGTGACTGGCCGATGATCCAGGGCTCGCTGATCGTGATCGGGGCCGGGTTCGTGATCGTCAACCTCCTCGTGGACGCACTCTACGCCTCGCTCAACCCGCAGGTGGCCAACGAATGATCCGACCACGCACCCTCCGGAACCTCCGGCGCGAACTCCGATCGAGCGCGCTGGCGAAAGTCGGGATCGTGCTCGTGGTCGCGGTCGTGCTGGTGGCGGTGTTCGCACCCGTGCTCGCCCCGCAGAACCCCTTCGACCAGGACCTCAACAACTCGTCGCTGCCACCCCTCGGGTTCAGCGCCCAGACCAACGAGACCACCT
This Halococcus agarilyticus DNA region includes the following protein-coding sequences:
- a CDS encoding ABC transporter permease; the protein is MATGRFLLKRALQGVFVIWGVVTVVFLLRFVTPGNPITFVAPLDASQALRQQIAAELGLNRPIYVQYVDYLASLLQGDMGYSYISGTAASTRIFNRLPATLELAIAATVVAVCLSIPLGVVSATHRHQPADYGATGFSLAGISTPNFWLGIMLVLVFAVQFGLFPTSRRVVGFLPAIEMLFTEGSVDGLVTWLAHITLPAITLGTYFTALITRLTRSGMLDELGKTYIRASRAKGLPETLVRYKHALRNTLIPVITVVGLQLGTLIGGAVITEAVFAWPGLGTLVINAINARDWPMIQGSLIVIGAGFVIVNLLVDALYASLNPQVANE